The window aATAGCCGAAAATAAttattgaaaaaatattttaaaaataccgAGCAAACATAGGCAAATGTAGccttattttgaagatcttgtaatAAGAAAGATATGGTGTAAtcgaaatttaatttgaatgcaTAGTTTAAACTTTATAGATTTGTTTTTAGTATGAACTCCCCTTTGTGGGTGATGTCATCACTTTGTCTCCACTATATTCATGCATCTATTATTTGGTCTAATAACCTGCAATATAGCCCAAAATACTGAGATACGGCCCAAAACACCATTCCATCTGAAGGAAAGCTTTTATGCTGTTGGCTCCAGCATTTCATTTCTTCCCCCCTTTTATGCTGTGATCTCACTGGAATGTGGCTATTCATGTTTTGGAAGTCACGAGATGTGGTGGATGCTCAAGAGCGAAGAGCTGTAGTTGGGAATTCGACCTTTTAAATTGAGCACACATTTGTTCTTCTTGATAGCgaagaggagaggagaagaaACAAAAAGTATAAAGCGAGGGTCGTGGCCATGGTGGATCTTGGATTGTCCTCCGGCCTCGGTCTCCCCGCGCGAGGGCGCGCAGGGGCAGGGCAGACCGCAGACGGGGTCAGTGATGGAGTGCGGCGGCACGCCGAGGGGCGGGAACGGGAAGCACTCCGCGCGGCGCCCGAGGGCGATCGAGTGCGGCAGCTGGCTGCCGGCCGGCGTCGGGCTCCGGGTCCGTCGGGGAGGGAGGCGGAGACCGACGGCATGATGCCACTCCGCCGCCTGACAGCACGTGGAGGTGGAGTACAATCCGGGCGAAGCAATCCCGCATGTCCGGTGGTCCACCGCCAGCCAGCCTTCCTAGCCCCGTAGCCCGGTTCGGTTCCGCTCCCGCAGCCGGCATCGATGGCCCCCCCGGGGGCACGCGCCACCGCGGGCCGCCCCCCCACCCCGGCAGCACGGCCAcagacgccgccgcgcgccgccaccccgaCGCGGATATGATACGAcgcagcccgcccgcccgcgcgcgctaGGGGAGGGATCGCCCAGTCGCCCTTCACCCAatcctcaccccccccccccccccccgcgcctcATAATGGGATGGCCTCGCCCCTCGCGTGCCTGGGGATGGATTGCTCTGCCACGATGCCCACCTCCACTGAGAGAAGCGGACGCAGccacgggcacgggcacgggcacggtGGGAGGCGGCACGCGCACCCATCGAGTGCGCACGCCACCTCATTCATTCGGCTCCCGCCCCCCATCCATCCACTCCCATCACTGCCGCTGCACGccgctccaccaccaccaccactctcTCTCTGCATCACTCAACTCAAAAGGAGTGCCTCGCTCGCGCAACAGGACCGGCAATCCGAGGGGAGGGAGCATCCGTCCAATCCGGCACCGGCCTCTGTTCGTCCGTCCGCTGTATAAAACCGGACCCTGTGCCCCCTCCTCTCATCCTCTGCCTGGAGGCTCAGGCTCAGCCCATCCAGTCCGTTCCATCGCTCTCTTCGCAGCCCAGGCTCCATCGGAGCTGTCGCTTCGATTCAGGATTGCCCAGCCTTGATTTGATTGCCTAGGTATGTCTGTCTGTCTGGGATGCCCTGATCACCAACCAACCACTCGCTGCTGCTCTTTCTTCTGTTCCATGCTGATCGAGCGTTTCATTGGTTTCAGAATTACAGGCGGACGCCAAGGAAGCAGGCCAGCATggtcctgcggctgctgctggtgaCGTTGTTCTTCCCAGTGATGTGATCCGGCGCCTGCAAGTTTGACGCAAACTTTGCCAGGTCAGTTAGCATGTCGGTTGAAAACAGAATCGGATCGTCGCCTGTTCATTTGCACTAGGAGATGATAACTTGTGTTCTTGGTGCTGTCTGTTACGACTAGCATGTTCAGGGCCAGTAGGATCGTAGGAAAGGAAAGCGGTCGCGGGTCCACTATGTGGACAGCGTGTTGACAATGCTTTGGGCAGTCAAAGAGACGGCGTTCCCAACTTTTCAAGAAACTCCTCAACTTTTTGTCAAAAGTTGCAACAGTAATAAGCCAGTAATATAGTAAACAAATCTGTAGTAGCTTTGCCTCTGCCTCGGTCTGGGAAGCAGAGTCTCGATTGTTGCTAGTACCAATTTGAAAATGATCAAAAAATTTGCTTCATTCTGAAAATGTAGTGGCAGGGCTGCACACCATTCCTACCTCATTACTGAATGCGTCACCGTAGCTGCTCTGTTTCCTTGCACAGACTCTGCTCTTCCATCATCTAAAGAAAGAACTCTGTTCTGCTACTTTCTCGCACTTCTGATGGTCTGCCTAGGATATGCTAATTTATATACAAGTTCTGAATCATACATTATCACTACCCTTAAATCTTAATAGGTATGTCCTGTTGTTCTTAGGAAATTGCTAGATACTTACGTGCTACAGTAATTACTAATACTACTGCACTCATGGTGGCTTTAGCTTTGGCTCTCTTGCCTTCTCGCACTAGTCTTTGCAACTTGCCAAATTGCTCTAGCACTCTTCTCACCTTTGTAAGGTGATCCTATTAGTAAGTCTGTAACACGCTTTATTAGAACGAGAAAGATTGTAAGCAATGTTCAGTTCGAAAAGTATCATTTGCGTTTTTCATGCAAATATCACTCTAATTTGTTTTCCTATGATAACTTTGTTACAGGCCAAACTTTCTGAACCAGTGAAGCCCGTGACATCGATTCAGCAATCCAGTCCCCACCTCACTCTCCTTCAAACAAAACCTCAAACCCAAACCACtgaaacaaaattttgaattcaagcaCTAGAAAGAGCCAGCTCCCAACTGCAGCCAACAAAATTCCCTCGAATTCTTGTTCGATCCCATTCCAGTCAGAAGCTCTTCCTAGCACAAGCAGAAGCAGCACTTCACCGACCGATGCAGGGAGACCCCGGGTACGGGTACGGGTACGGTGGCTACGGCCACGGTGGGTACGGCTACGGTGgctacggcgccggcgccggcggctacgGCAACGACACGGCCGGGTACGGCGCGTACTACGCGGCGAGCGACCGGTACcccggcgcgccggccgcctaCGAGGACCCGCTCGCCGGGCGGAGGCAGCACGACTTCCCGGCGCCGCTGACAGGGCTGGAGTTCCAGCCGTCGGACACCTGCCCCAGGAACTACGTCATCTTCGACCAGACGTACGACCGGAGCCGCGTCATGTTCCACCCCTCCCTGGCCAGCAATTTCGGCGGGTACGGCTACGACCAGGCctgcgacagcggcggcgcctcgGTCCGGCAGAAGGAGGACACGGACGAGATCGACGCGCTGATGAGCACGGAGGacggcgaggacgaggacgacgtgGTGAGCACGGGGCGCACCCCGGGGTGCCGCGGCGGGGGGTCCTCCCCGGACTCGACGTGCTCGtccgggtgcggcggcgcgcggaagcaggaggccggcggcggcggcggtggcgagaagaagaaggagcggatgaagaagatggtgcggacgctcaaggggatcatccccggcggcgagcggatGGACACGCCGGCCGTGCTGGACGAGGCCGTCCGGTACCTCAAGTCCCTCAAGGTGGAGGTCAAGAAGCTCGGCGCGCGCGGGTCAAGCAGTTAGCTTTAGCTACCCAGCTGCACAAGGCATCCTCGGCGAATCAGCCAGCAGACAGGGTTCTTTTGTTGTTGTTCCGATGGCGGCTTTCTGTTCTGTACGGCTACTCTGCATGCTTCAGACTGCATTACGCGAGAACTAGAATTCAGATAGAACAAGGAAGGCTCGGTTTAGTATGGAGTAGTGTCAAGACTCAAGAATGTTCTGATAAGAAAAGGAAATGGGTTAATGCAGTCTGAAGCAACACATTGTAACAGCACCTTGTTTGTGCAGTCAGATCGTTCACTAACAACAAAACTCAAATCGTTGCTACCTACCAATCTCCATCTCCAAATACTTATCACTTTTAACTTCTTTTCTTATCTAAAATACTTGACACTTCGCGTTTTTCGATGTCACTTTTAACtctctttttttcaaaataGAACTAGACATTTCACGTTTTTCGAAATACATCTTTCAGTTTTGCCCTTGTGTAAATATTGTAATGTTCTAAAATCACATAAAGAACTAAAGGGTGTTTTGGTCATCTTATCTTAAAAAGGTGGATTGCTTTGATAACCGTGTATTGGTCAAAATTGATAAGTATTCAGAAAAAGGAGGTTTGTAGTTCAGATTGACGAGGATGGTGTTGACGCAGAATTGAccaacacacaagcgctagaacgcACAGAATCGCAACGATCGCAACCGGACGAAGTGCCCCggcgatcggtcagaccggtcgcgccaaccggtcagaccggtcgcgccaaccggtcagaccggttgggcgcAGAGAGCTTCGCGAAAACCTAGAACCTCAAattcgggagggaccccgtcggagctcgaagatctagggttgtcttgaggtcggcaggccactcaagacgcccttgaacaccgtagagacgagcaaagaacagcacgatgttcgaaaagctagggtttggaggaaaaTAAGAAAAGTGtaaattgattgattcgattggatagcaggacctcaatcggccgtggcctttatatttataggacggggaagacgtaccccttccaaattgaGTTACAAACGGATTCCATAATACAAACCCTAACTCTACTCGGACTGCACAGGCcttgatcg is drawn from Panicum virgatum strain AP13 chromosome 1N, P.virgatum_v5, whole genome shotgun sequence and contains these coding sequences:
- the LOC120654504 gene encoding transcription factor bHLH144-like, with amino-acid sequence MQGDPGYGYGYGGYGHGGYGYGGYGAGAGGYGNDTAGYGAYYAASDRYPGAPAAYEDPLAGRRQHDFPAPLTGLEFQPSDTCPRNYVIFDQTYDRSRVMFHPSLASNFGGYGYDQACDSGGASVRQKEDTDEIDALMSTEDGEDEDDVVSTGRTPGCRGGGSSPDSTCSSGCGGARKQEAGGGGGGEKKKERMKKMVRTLKGIIPGGERMDTPAVLDEAVRYLKSLKVEVKKLGARGSSS